The Ancylothrix sp. D3o genome has a window encoding:
- the grpE gene encoding nucleotide exchange factor GrpE produces the protein MIDFETSNNNPQSPEDAAEGSQTTTNQTNPPAPDEQPDVDLADIGSPDLEAYAQAMAGSYSGTQSDSQQAALAIAQAEIETKTRENEQLKAQLEDVKNQYARLAADFDNFRKRTQKEKEDQEIQIKCSTLKELLPVVDNFERARSVIKPQTDSEMNIHKSYQSVYKLLVDCLKRTGVSPMRPEGQPFDPNFHEAVMRETTDQQPEGTVIEELVRGYVLGEKVLRHSMVKVAAAPEPATPTDQGEAQEGSNT, from the coding sequence ATGATCGACTTTGAAACCTCAAACAATAACCCCCAAAGCCCCGAAGACGCGGCAGAGGGCTCTCAAACAACGACCAACCAGACTAACCCACCAGCCCCGGACGAACAACCTGATGTCGATTTAGCCGATATCGGTTCACCGGACTTGGAAGCCTATGCTCAAGCAATGGCCGGCTCCTACAGTGGAACGCAGAGTGATTCTCAACAAGCAGCCTTAGCAATCGCTCAAGCCGAAATCGAAACGAAAACACGAGAAAATGAACAGCTAAAAGCGCAATTGGAAGACGTCAAGAATCAGTACGCACGGCTGGCGGCAGATTTTGACAACTTCCGCAAGCGTACCCAAAAAGAAAAAGAAGACCAAGAAATTCAAATCAAATGTTCCACCCTCAAGGAACTTTTGCCGGTGGTCGATAACTTTGAGCGGGCCAGGTCAGTGATCAAACCGCAAACAGACAGTGAAATGAATATTCACAAAAGTTATCAAAGCGTGTACAAGCTTTTGGTGGACTGTCTCAAACGCACTGGAGTATCGCCTATGCGTCCTGAAGGTCAACCTTTTGACCCCAACTTCCACGAAGCCGTCATGCGGGAAACTACCGACCAGCAGCCGGAAGGCACTGTTATTGAAGAACTCGTGCGAGGCTATGTGCTGGGCGAAAAAGTTTTGCGTCATTCGATGGTAAAAGTTGCGGCGGCTCCCGAACCTGCCACCCCAACCGACCAAGGCGAAGCGCAAGAAGGCAGCAATACCTAA
- a CDS encoding ferredoxin — MSQVSPPAEGYDPERSGFEPELGGALRNDAQRSGFEPELGGALRQKGVYVDEITCIGCKHCAHVARNTFYIEPDYGRSRAIRQDGDPEDIIQEAIDTCPVDCIHWVDYTELRNLEEERKYQVIPVVGFPVDHATIAIHQRRSKEEKKRKKSQ; from the coding sequence ATGTCGCAAGTATCTCCACCGGCAGAAGGCTACGATCCAGAAAGGTCGGGTTTTGAACCGGAGTTAGGGGGTGCTTTACGCAATGACGCCCAGCGAAGTGGTTTTGAACCAGAACTCGGCGGCGCGTTGCGACAAAAGGGTGTTTATGTGGACGAAATTACTTGCATTGGTTGCAAGCATTGCGCTCATGTTGCCCGAAACACTTTCTATATTGAACCCGACTATGGCCGCTCTCGCGCAATTCGGCAAGATGGTGATCCTGAAGATATTATTCAAGAAGCCATTGATACTTGTCCGGTTGATTGCATTCACTGGGTTGATTATACGGAGTTAAGAAACCTGGAAGAGGAGCGGAAATATCAGGTTATCCCGGTTGTGGGGTTTCCTGTTGATCATGCAACGATTGCGATTCATCAGCGTCGCAGTAAGGAAGAGAAAAAACGCAAAAAATCTCAGTGA
- a CDS encoding type II secretion system F family protein yields the protein MAVASVGPGAKKDKAGAKGFDLSAMLAKITVKDKAVFSRQLAVMFNAGLPIVKAIGVLYEQCENPKLKKALGAIKADIETGIPLNESMRKFDDCFDKLYCAMIQSGELGGVLDKVLNKLAIMLEKSAKLQNQIKSASSYPKAVGTIAILVFFGMTTFLLPTFAKIFTELGSTLPPLTVFMLACSEFFRTPWKLGSLIGTIFALRTAFNAYYKTPVGRVQIDGIMLKLPLIGDLLQKAAVARFCGTFGMLTGAGVPLLTCFEIVADTAGNQVIANAIMKAKGEVEQGGSLTSAFAREKVFPNMAISMMAIGEESGEIDKMLQKVADFYEDEVEQAVKGLSSMLEPIMMVGIAGLVGAILMSMYLPMFAVFEKLG from the coding sequence ATGGCTGTGGCATCAGTAGGGCCGGGTGCGAAGAAAGATAAAGCCGGTGCTAAAGGGTTTGATTTGAGTGCAATGTTGGCGAAAATAACGGTAAAAGATAAAGCCGTTTTTTCTCGTCAGCTTGCGGTTATGTTTAATGCAGGTTTACCGATTGTCAAAGCTATTGGCGTTTTGTATGAACAGTGCGAAAACCCAAAACTAAAAAAAGCTCTGGGAGCAATTAAAGCCGATATTGAGACCGGGATTCCCCTCAATGAGTCGATGCGGAAATTTGATGATTGCTTCGATAAACTCTACTGCGCGATGATTCAGTCAGGGGAATTGGGGGGGGTGCTAGATAAAGTTTTGAATAAGTTGGCGATTATGCTAGAAAAATCGGCCAAACTACAAAACCAAATTAAATCAGCTTCGTCTTATCCGAAGGCGGTGGGGACGATTGCAATTTTGGTGTTTTTTGGGATGACGACTTTTTTGCTGCCAACTTTTGCCAAAATTTTTACAGAATTAGGCTCAACTTTGCCACCGTTGACGGTGTTTATGTTGGCTTGTAGTGAGTTTTTCCGTACTCCTTGGAAACTCGGTTCGCTGATAGGAACCATTTTTGCTTTGAGAACGGCTTTTAATGCTTATTACAAAACTCCTGTGGGCCGGGTGCAAATCGATGGCATTATGCTGAAATTACCTTTGATTGGGGATTTGCTGCAAAAAGCTGCGGTAGCTCGTTTTTGTGGAACTTTTGGGATGTTGACCGGCGCCGGTGTGCCGCTTTTAACTTGCTTTGAAATTGTGGCCGATACGGCGGGAAATCAAGTGATCGCTAATGCCATTATGAAGGCTAAAGGCGAAGTCGAGCAAGGAGGCAGTTTAACGTCGGCGTTTGCCAGAGAAAAAGTCTTTCCTAATATGGCGATTTCGATGATGGCAATTGGGGAAGAATCGGGGGAAATTGATAAAATGCTCCAAAAAGTTGCGGATTTTTATGAAGATGAAGTTGAGCAAGCGGTTAAGGGTTTGAGCAGTATGCTGGAACCTATTATGATGGTGGGGATTGCCGGTTTGGTAGGGGCAATTCTGATGTCAATGTATCTGCCAATGTTTGCTGTGTTTGAAAAATTGGGTTAA
- a CDS encoding M48 family metallopeptidase produces the protein MNIDQVAAAFEGKNYQEAAKLLKVLLKESPENPWVQVYVGKMHEVSGKKEEAEKVYRDVLRSVTHPKIVAAARQGLQRLEDREKQRRQQAIEQAKADPTQQELGILLIEPINRDNKAELAKNFARVMQLDPYTARLLLPTRNWRLYRTGRLGELQVYVRELKNGGIGAFCVSYPQIETIKVFEVSYFKAVNPKGVVVCKNENDQLGQISFEWAEVAQQVEGLIPIFKAYADFDLIRDKVDYKEQTQDFAHVWDLHLPRRRCILRLINQHYDFQQGMRFTPPPVKGMTVKPTVGESWGRLTNCLMQKVPKITTSAEFLPFGESVVREEEALSRIKPQLNLFRRSESNWDPAFELFSRLVFLKSQMVEK, from the coding sequence ATGAATATAGACCAAGTGGCGGCTGCTTTTGAAGGAAAAAATTATCAAGAAGCAGCAAAATTATTAAAAGTTTTATTAAAGGAATCGCCAGAGAATCCCTGGGTACAGGTTTATGTGGGAAAGATGCATGAAGTTTCTGGCAAAAAAGAGGAAGCAGAAAAAGTTTACCGGGATGTTTTGCGAAGTGTCACACATCCCAAAATAGTAGCGGCGGCGCGTCAGGGTTTACAGCGTTTAGAAGATCGGGAAAAACAACGCCGGCAGCAAGCGATTGAACAAGCAAAAGCAGATCCAACTCAGCAGGAACTTGGAATTTTATTGATAGAGCCAATTAATCGGGATAATAAGGCAGAATTGGCTAAAAATTTTGCTCGTGTTATGCAGTTAGATCCTTATACGGCAAGGTTGCTTTTGCCGACTCGGAATTGGCGACTTTATCGCACCGGCCGGTTGGGAGAGTTGCAAGTTTATGTGCGAGAATTAAAAAATGGGGGAATTGGGGCTTTTTGTGTTTCTTATCCGCAAATAGAGACGATTAAAGTTTTTGAAGTATCTTATTTTAAAGCGGTGAATCCGAAAGGAGTTGTTGTTTGTAAAAATGAAAATGACCAGCTAGGACAAATTAGTTTTGAATGGGCGGAAGTGGCGCAGCAAGTTGAGGGTTTGATTCCAATTTTTAAAGCTTATGCTGATTTTGATTTGATTCGAGATAAAGTTGATTATAAGGAGCAAACACAAGATTTCGCTCATGTTTGGGATTTACATTTGCCGCGCCGGCGCTGTATTTTGCGGTTGATTAATCAACATTATGATTTTCAGCAGGGAATGCGGTTTACTCCGCCGCCGGTTAAAGGAATGACGGTGAAACCTACGGTGGGGGAATCGTGGGGCCGGTTAACAAATTGTTTAATGCAAAAAGTACCTAAAATAACGACTTCGGCTGAGTTTTTACCTTTTGGGGAGTCGGTTGTTAGGGAGGAGGAAGCTTTGAGCAGAATTAAACCTCAGTTAAATTTGTTTCGGCGCAGTGAGAGTAATTGGGACCCGGCGTTTGAACTTTTTAGCCGGTTGGTGTTTTTGAAAAGTCAGATGGTGGAAAAATGA
- a CDS encoding GspE/PulE family protein translates to MTNYSTTKRTTALVSIQSKFSPFGNKVIQAGYADSTQLQQALNKSREEGKSLLKVLEEITGKEIPPELLRQYKKLQLFELKLLYGVEAFDPEIAQIAPEQIGQLIETLIKEDICRRHQLIPLSKDEANNSVLVAMVNPDKLDAQDDLNRILRPQSLSWQRRVIAQDDYQQFISQYLDEQVKQQAPGKKQALDLDINSDAFDDAEMGEAEVSDVDGMDLNKALGEAESPPIVKAVNQILARALTDGVSDIHIEPQEEYLRIRMRKDGVLHEVTRMPKKIINPLISRFKILADLDIAERRNAQDGRIRRIFQGRTVDFRVNCLPSRYGEKICMRILDNSSTQLGLDKLITDQEALAKVRDMASRPFGLILVTGPTGSGKSTSLYSVLAERNDPGVNISTAEDPIEYALEGITQCQVIRAKGLDFTNLLRAFMRQDPDVILVGETRDHETAKTAIEAALTGHLVLTTLHTNDAAGAIARLDEMGIEPFMVGGSLIGVLAQRLMRRVCGECRVPYTPTSDELARYGLTASRETEETFYKANFVAPAERAAGKEAGTLCPKCSGTGYKGRVGVYEVLKNTEALATLISQRAPTEQIKEKAVEEGMVTLLAYSLNLVRQGYTTFEEVERVTFTDSGLEAELKAKRKVGLTCKCCSAGLQQEWLDCPYCMTPRFKD, encoded by the coding sequence ATGACTAACTATTCAACAACAAAGCGGACGACTGCACTCGTAAGTATTCAGAGTAAATTTTCTCCTTTCGGCAACAAAGTCATTCAAGCAGGCTATGCTGACAGCACACAGCTACAGCAAGCCCTCAACAAAAGCCGGGAAGAAGGCAAATCGCTGCTAAAAGTTCTCGAAGAAATCACCGGCAAAGAAATTCCCCCAGAATTACTACGCCAGTACAAAAAATTACAGCTATTTGAATTAAAACTACTTTATGGAGTCGAAGCCTTTGACCCAGAAATAGCTCAAATAGCGCCAGAGCAAATTGGTCAACTAATCGAAACATTAATTAAAGAAGATATCTGCCGACGTCACCAATTAATTCCCCTCTCAAAAGATGAGGCAAATAACTCAGTTTTGGTGGCAATGGTTAACCCAGATAAACTGGATGCCCAAGACGATTTAAACCGAATTTTGCGGCCTCAAAGTCTATCTTGGCAGCGGCGGGTGATCGCCCAGGATGACTACCAGCAATTTATCTCACAATACTTGGATGAACAAGTTAAACAACAAGCCCCAGGCAAAAAACAAGCCCTCGACTTAGACATCAACTCCGATGCTTTTGACGATGCCGAAATGGGCGAAGCCGAAGTGTCGGATGTGGACGGCATGGACTTAAACAAAGCGTTGGGAGAAGCAGAATCCCCGCCAATTGTCAAGGCCGTTAACCAAATACTTGCTCGTGCTTTAACCGATGGAGTATCCGACATTCACATCGAACCGCAAGAAGAATATCTGCGAATTCGGATGCGGAAAGATGGAGTATTGCACGAAGTCACGCGAATGCCGAAAAAAATTATTAACCCGCTGATTTCGCGTTTCAAAATTTTGGCAGATTTAGATATTGCCGAACGCCGGAACGCTCAAGACGGAAGGATTCGGCGGATTTTCCAAGGACGGACAGTGGACTTTCGGGTAAACTGTTTGCCCAGCCGCTACGGTGAAAAAATCTGTATGCGGATTTTGGATAACTCTTCTACCCAGCTTGGTTTGGATAAGTTGATTACTGACCAAGAAGCCCTCGCCAAAGTGCGGGATATGGCTTCGCGGCCTTTTGGGTTGATTTTGGTTACAGGGCCAACCGGCTCAGGGAAATCGACTTCGCTGTATTCTGTTTTGGCAGAACGCAACGATCCGGGGGTAAATATTAGTACCGCTGAAGATCCGATTGAGTATGCCTTGGAAGGGATTACGCAGTGCCAGGTGATTCGGGCGAAGGGACTGGACTTTACTAACTTGCTGCGGGCGTTTATGCGGCAAGACCCTGACGTGATTTTGGTGGGAGAAACCCGCGACCACGAAACGGCAAAAACGGCTATTGAAGCAGCCTTGACCGGCCACTTAGTGTTAACAACCCTGCACACCAACGACGCAGCCGGTGCGATTGCTCGTTTGGATGAAATGGGGATTGAACCTTTCATGGTGGGTGGGTCGTTGATTGGGGTGCTGGCCCAGCGCTTGATGCGGCGGGTTTGCGGAGAGTGCCGGGTGCCTTATACACCTACTTCTGATGAGTTGGCTCGGTATGGCTTGACAGCTTCGCGGGAAACGGAAGAGACGTTTTATAAGGCAAACTTTGTGGCACCGGCAGAACGAGCCGCTGGCAAGGAGGCGGGAACTTTATGCCCGAAGTGTAGCGGCACCGGCTATAAAGGACGGGTTGGGGTATATGAAGTGCTAAAAAATACCGAAGCCCTGGCTACCTTGATTTCCCAACGTGCTCCAACCGAGCAAATTAAGGAAAAGGCGGTTGAGGAAGGGATGGTGACACTGCTGGCCTATAGCTTAAACCTTGTCCGCCAAGGCTATACAACCTTTGAAGAAGTCGAACGGGTGACGTTTACAGATTCAGGGTTGGAGGCTGAATTGAAGGCAAAACGAAAAGTGGGGTTAACTTGTAAGTGCTGCTCTGCCGGTTTGCAACAAGAATGGCTAGATTGCCCTTACTGTATGACTCCGCGCTTCAAAGACTAA
- a CDS encoding type IV pilus twitching motility protein PilT, translating to MPDYMIEDVMESLVEQGGSDMHIQASAPIYFRVSGKLTPQPQFGEILEAQDCQRLIFSMLNNNQRKDLEQNWELDTAYGVKGLSRFRVNVYRERGCWAACLRALASKIPNADALGVPMVLRELTERPRGMLLVTGQTGSGKTTTMAALIDLVNRTRAEHILTVEDPIEYVYPNIKSLIHQRQKGEDTKTFANALKAALREDPDIILVGEMRDLDTIGLAISAAETGHLVFGTLHTNSAASTVDRMLDVFPPIQQPQVRAQLGGALVGVCSQNLVVKIGGGRCCAQEIMVNNTAIANLIREGKTSQIYSAIQTGMKMGMLTMEMALAKLYNEGKISWEAAMGKAGKPEELGRLIGPSPAAAPAGQKAGGR from the coding sequence ATGCCAGATTACATGATTGAAGACGTAATGGAGTCGCTGGTCGAGCAAGGCGGCTCGGATATGCACATTCAAGCCAGTGCGCCTATATATTTTCGCGTCAGCGGTAAACTCACCCCCCAACCGCAATTTGGGGAAATTTTGGAGGCTCAAGACTGCCAACGCCTGATCTTTAGTATGCTCAACAATAACCAGCGCAAAGATTTGGAGCAAAACTGGGAACTGGATACTGCTTATGGGGTGAAAGGGTTATCTCGGTTTCGGGTCAATGTGTATCGGGAACGCGGTTGCTGGGCTGCTTGCTTGCGGGCTTTGGCTTCTAAGATTCCCAATGCGGATGCGTTGGGTGTACCGATGGTGCTGCGCGAATTAACAGAACGTCCGCGGGGAATGTTGTTAGTCACCGGCCAGACGGGTTCTGGAAAAACAACGACAATGGCGGCGTTGATAGATTTGGTGAACCGGACGCGAGCAGAACATATTTTAACGGTGGAAGACCCCATCGAATATGTTTATCCCAATATCAAAAGCTTGATTCACCAACGCCAAAAAGGAGAAGATACGAAAACTTTTGCTAACGCCCTCAAAGCAGCTTTGCGGGAAGATCCAGATATTATTTTGGTCGGAGAAATGCGAGATTTGGATACGATTGGTCTGGCAATCTCGGCGGCAGAAACCGGCCACTTGGTTTTTGGAACTTTGCACACCAACTCGGCGGCTTCTACAGTTGACCGGATGCTAGATGTGTTTCCGCCAATTCAACAACCGCAGGTTCGTGCTCAGTTGGGCGGTGCGCTGGTGGGGGTTTGCTCTCAAAACTTGGTGGTCAAGATTGGAGGAGGTCGTTGTTGTGCTCAAGAAATTATGGTGAATAACACGGCTATTGCTAACTTGATTCGGGAAGGCAAAACGTCTCAAATTTATTCGGCTATCCAAACGGGGATGAAGATGGGAATGCTGACGATGGAAATGGCATTAGCTAAACTATATAACGAGGGCAAAATTAGCTGGGAAGCAGCGATGGGTAAAGCTGGGAAACCAGAAGAACTTGGTCGCTTGATTGGGCCGTCCCCTGCTGCTGCCCCTGCGGGACAAAAAGCCGGTGGTCGTTAA
- a CDS encoding DUF1257 domain-containing protein, which yields MSHFSQIKTQIRNLTSLQAALTDLGIDWKAGSKDVRGYRGLTAKADVTIEQQNGYDIGFSWNGAEYELVADLQFWQQAWSVDRFINMVSQRYAYHTVINESAKSGFQVAEQQKNQDGTIRLVLQRWSA from the coding sequence ATGTCTCACTTTAGCCAAATTAAAACTCAAATCCGCAATCTGACTTCTTTGCAAGCGGCTTTAACTGATTTGGGCATTGACTGGAAAGCCGGTTCCAAAGATGTACGCGGCTATCGCGGTTTGACTGCGAAAGCAGATGTGACTATTGAGCAGCAAAACGGTTATGATATCGGTTTTAGCTGGAACGGTGCCGAGTATGAATTGGTGGCGGATCTGCAATTTTGGCAGCAAGCGTGGTCTGTGGATCGGTTTATAAACATGGTCTCACAACGTTATGCTTACCACACCGTGATTAACGAAAGTGCGAAAAGCGGTTTCCAAGTTGCTGAACAGCAGAAAAATCAAGATGGGACAATTCGTTTAGTGTTGCAACGCTGGAGCGCTTAA
- a CDS encoding DUF2997 domain-containing protein, protein METLEFVIYPDGRVQEKVTGIIGASCAEVTAAIEAQLGQVLHTEQTSEYFAQTVNQSATAVTHTTYSEW, encoded by the coding sequence ATGGAAACGCTAGAGTTTGTCATTTATCCAGATGGTCGGGTTCAGGAAAAAGTCACTGGCATTATTGGCGCTTCTTGTGCGGAGGTAACAGCCGCTATTGAAGCGCAACTCGGACAGGTACTTCATACTGAACAAACATCTGAATATTTCGCCCAAACTGTCAACCAGTCGGCAACGGCGGTGACTCACACCACTTATAGCGAGTGGTGA